From Streptomyces sp. NBC_01460, a single genomic window includes:
- a CDS encoding bifunctional uroporphyrinogen-III C-methyltransferase/uroporphyrinogen-III synthase, with the protein MSPTGPVVSDFPVLASGHVTFLGAGPGDPGLLTLRAVEALASADVLVAEPDVLDVVRCHARAGVSTPELAVVDAASTPAGVPVLRDAANLCMEAAKGGRRVVRAVSGDPGLDGNTGAEMLACAAAGVPFEVVPGIANAVGVPAYAGVPLRDAQGADVRFVDARTASDRCWSEVGASDATAVVSASLDSVAAAAGELVSAGRKPDTPLTVTIAGTTTRQRTWTATLGTIAQVLKQAKVLPSPDGHLPVIAVVGERSSAAQRDQLAWFESKPLFGWKVLVPRTKEQAASLSDQLRSYGAVPHEVPTIAVEPPRTPQQMERAVKGLVTGRYEWIAFTSVNAVKAVREKFEEYGLDARAFAGIKVAAVGEQTAAALVDFGVKPDLVPSGEQSAAGLLEDWPPYDPVFDPIDRVFLPRADIATETLVAGLIELGWEVDDVTAYRTVRASPPPADTREAIKGGGFDAVLFTSSSTVRNLVGIAGKPHNVTVIACIGPATAKTAEEHGLRVDVLSPEPSVHKLAQALADFGAQRRDAAKEAGDPVTRPSERRPGARRRRTTT; encoded by the coding sequence TTGAGCCCCACCGGCCCTGTCGTATCCGACTTCCCTGTCCTGGCTTCAGGGCATGTCACCTTCCTCGGCGCCGGTCCCGGCGACCCGGGACTGCTGACTCTGCGCGCTGTCGAAGCGCTTGCGAGCGCGGACGTCCTTGTAGCCGAACCGGACGTTCTCGACGTCGTTCGCTGCCATGCGCGGGCAGGGGTAAGCACGCCTGAGCTGGCGGTTGTTGACGCGGCGTCAACACCCGCCGGAGTACCCGTTCTCAGGGATGCCGCCAATCTTTGCATGGAGGCGGCGAAGGGCGGCAGGCGGGTGGTGCGTGCCGTCTCGGGCGACCCCGGCCTGGACGGCAACACCGGTGCCGAGATGCTCGCCTGCGCCGCCGCGGGTGTGCCGTTCGAGGTCGTGCCCGGCATCGCCAACGCCGTCGGTGTCCCCGCCTACGCCGGTGTGCCGCTGCGCGACGCGCAGGGTGCCGACGTGCGCTTCGTCGACGCGCGTACGGCGTCGGACCGCTGCTGGTCCGAGGTCGGCGCGAGCGACGCGACGGCCGTCGTGTCGGCGTCGCTGGACTCGGTGGCCGCGGCCGCCGGTGAGCTGGTCTCGGCGGGCCGCAAGCCCGACACCCCGCTCACGGTCACGATCGCCGGGACGACGACCCGCCAGCGCACCTGGACGGCGACCCTCGGGACGATCGCCCAGGTCCTGAAGCAGGCGAAGGTCCTCCCGTCGCCCGACGGGCACCTGCCCGTCATAGCCGTGGTCGGGGAGCGCAGCTCCGCCGCCCAGCGCGACCAGCTCGCGTGGTTCGAGTCCAAGCCGCTGTTCGGCTGGAAGGTGCTCGTGCCGCGGACCAAGGAGCAGGCGGCGTCGCTCTCCGACCAACTGCGCTCCTACGGCGCCGTGCCGCACGAGGTCCCGACGATCGCCGTCGAGCCGCCGCGCACGCCCCAGCAGATGGAGCGGGCGGTCAAGGGCCTGGTCACGGGCCGGTACGAGTGGATCGCCTTCACCTCGGTGAACGCGGTGAAGGCCGTGCGGGAGAAGTTCGAGGAGTACGGGCTCGACGCCCGTGCCTTCGCCGGGATCAAGGTCGCGGCCGTCGGTGAGCAGACCGCCGCCGCGCTCGTCGACTTCGGTGTGAAGCCGGACCTGGTGCCGTCCGGCGAGCAGTCGGCCGCGGGTCTGCTTGAGGACTGGCCGCCGTACGACCCGGTCTTCGACCCGATCGACCGGGTGTTCCTGCCGCGGGCGGACATCGCCACGGAGACCCTGGTGGCCGGGCTCATCGAGCTGGGCTGGGAGGTCGACGACGTCACCGCGTACCGCACGGTCCGCGCTTCGCCGCCGCCGGCCGACACCCGCGAGGCGATCAAGGGCGGTGGCTTCGACGCGGTGCTCTTCACCTCGTCCTCGACCGTCCGCAACCTGGTCGGTATCGCGGGCAAGCCGCACAACGTGACGGTGATCGCGTGCATCGGTCCCGCCACGGCGAAGACCGCCGAGGAGCACGGCCTGCGGGTCGACGTCCTGTCCCCGGAGCCTTCGGTGCACAAGCTGGCCCAGGCGCTGGCGGACTTCGGCGCGCAGCGCCGGGACGCGGCGAAGGAGGCCGGCGACCCGGTGACCCGGCCGAGCGAGCGGCGCCCGGGCGCCCGGCGCCGCCGGACGACCACCTGA
- the hemC gene encoding hydroxymethylbilane synthase: protein MTDNTSLGGETTPPPLRLGTRRSKLAMAQSGMVADAVREVTGRAVELVEITTYGDVSRENLAQIGGTGVFVAALREALLSGEVDFAVHSLKDLPTVQPEGLVLAAVPVREDPRDALVARDGLTFEQLPPGARIGTGSPRRMAQLNAYARSHGLEIETVAIRGNVDTRIGFVRSGELDAVVLAAAGLSRLGRTDEVTDFLPADTVLPAPGQGALAIECAESSTDLAAALAELDDPYTRVAVTAERALLNALEAGCSAPVGALADLLADAQVVNELRLRGVVGSTDGTSLVQLSITGPVPTSHDDAAALGRELAAEMLAKGAAGLMGERAL from the coding sequence ATGACCGACAACACATCCCTGGGCGGGGAGACCACACCACCACCGCTCCGGCTAGGCACCCGGCGCAGCAAGCTCGCCATGGCGCAGTCCGGCATGGTCGCCGACGCGGTCCGTGAGGTGACCGGGCGTGCCGTGGAGCTCGTGGAGATCACCACGTACGGAGACGTCTCCCGGGAGAACCTGGCGCAGATCGGCGGGACCGGTGTGTTCGTCGCGGCGCTGCGCGAGGCGCTGCTGAGCGGCGAGGTGGACTTCGCGGTCCACTCGCTCAAGGACCTGCCGACCGTGCAGCCCGAGGGTCTCGTCCTGGCCGCCGTGCCGGTGCGCGAGGACCCGCGTGACGCACTGGTGGCGCGGGACGGGCTGACCTTCGAGCAGCTGCCGCCCGGTGCCCGCATCGGCACCGGTTCGCCGCGCCGCATGGCGCAGCTCAACGCGTACGCCCGCTCGCACGGCCTCGAGATAGAGACCGTCGCGATCCGCGGCAATGTCGATACGCGCATCGGATTCGTGCGGAGCGGGGAGCTGGACGCGGTGGTACTCGCCGCTGCCGGGCTCAGCCGCCTCGGACGCACGGACGAGGTCACCGACTTCCTGCCGGCCGACACCGTCCTGCCCGCTCCCGGCCAGGGAGCACTGGCGATCGAATGTGCTGAAAGCAGCACGGACCTCGCCGCGGCGCTCGCCGAGCTCGACGACCCGTACACCCGGGTCGCCGTCACCGCCGAGCGCGCCCTGCTCAACGCCCTGGAGGCCGGCTGTTCCGCACCTGTGGGTGCGCTGGCCGACCTCCTGGCCGACGCGCAGGTTGTCAACGAACTGCGCCTGCGCGGTGTCGTCGGTTCGACCGACGGCACTTCCCTGGTGCAGCTGTCCATCACCGGTCCCGTCCCCACGTCGCACGACGACGCGGCGGCCCTCGGTCGCGAGCTCGCGGCCGAGATGCTCGCCAAGGGTGCGGCCGGTCTTATGGGGGAGCGAGCACTTTGA
- a CDS encoding glutamyl-tRNA reductase — protein sequence MSLLVVGLSHRSAPVSVLERASLAAEAQTKLLQDTLAAEPATEAAVLATCNRIELYADVDKFHAGVAELSTLLAQHSGVGLDELTPYLYVHYEDRAVHHLFSVACGLDSMVVGEGQILGQIKDALALGQELHTAGRLLNDLFQQALRVGKRAHSETGIDRAGQSLVTFGLEQLADGAEVTEWAAGKRALVIGAGSMSSLAAATLARAGVEEIVVANRTRARADRLVEILGQAGVPTARAVEMARVTDELTRADIVVSCTGATGLVLSAEAVADALGVDFDSAAQAPTAPAVPAPDELDQHAAWVENGSAAAAQDRAVRRVVPRPAGSGPARIHLLDLAMPRDIDGAAHRVAGVRLVDIESLAEASADAPMAADVDQVRTIVADEVAAFGAAQRAAHITPTVVALRTMAADVVAGEIARLDGRLPDLDEKQRAEITQTVRRVVDKLLHAPTVRVKQLASEPGGAGYADALRELFDLDPQTVAAVSRADLNDPNRGRS from the coding sequence ATGAGTCTCCTGGTCGTCGGACTGAGCCACCGCAGCGCCCCCGTCTCCGTGCTGGAGCGGGCGTCGCTGGCGGCCGAGGCGCAGACGAAGCTGCTTCAGGACACCCTCGCCGCGGAGCCCGCGACCGAGGCCGCCGTCCTGGCCACCTGCAACCGCATCGAGCTGTACGCGGACGTGGACAAGTTCCACGCGGGTGTCGCCGAGCTGTCCACCCTGCTCGCCCAGCACAGCGGGGTCGGGCTGGACGAGCTCACTCCGTATCTCTATGTGCACTACGAGGACCGTGCCGTCCACCACCTCTTCTCGGTGGCGTGCGGGCTGGACTCGATGGTCGTCGGCGAGGGCCAGATCCTCGGCCAGATCAAGGACGCGCTGGCGCTGGGGCAGGAGCTCCACACCGCGGGCCGGCTGTTGAACGACCTCTTCCAGCAGGCCCTGCGGGTCGGCAAGCGCGCCCACAGCGAGACCGGGATCGACCGGGCCGGGCAGTCGCTCGTCACCTTCGGTCTCGAGCAGCTGGCCGACGGCGCCGAGGTCACCGAGTGGGCCGCCGGGAAGCGTGCCCTGGTGATCGGCGCGGGCTCGATGTCCTCGCTCGCCGCCGCCACCCTGGCCCGTGCGGGCGTCGAGGAGATCGTCGTCGCCAACCGGACCCGGGCCCGTGCGGACCGGCTCGTCGAGATCCTCGGCCAGGCCGGCGTGCCGACGGCGCGCGCCGTGGAGATGGCCCGGGTGACGGACGAACTGACACGTGCCGACATCGTGGTGTCCTGTACCGGCGCGACCGGGCTCGTCCTGAGCGCGGAGGCCGTCGCCGACGCGCTCGGCGTCGACTTCGACAGCGCCGCGCAGGCGCCCACGGCCCCCGCGGTCCCCGCGCCCGACGAGCTGGACCAGCACGCCGCCTGGGTGGAGAACGGCTCGGCCGCCGCCGCGCAGGACCGGGCCGTGCGCCGGGTCGTGCCGCGCCCGGCCGGCAGCGGACCCGCCCGGATCCACCTGCTCGACCTCGCGATGCCGCGTGACATCGACGGAGCGGCCCACCGCGTCGCCGGTGTGCGCCTCGTCGACATCGAGTCGCTCGCCGAGGCGTCCGCGGACGCCCCGATGGCCGCCGATGTGGACCAGGTGCGCACCATCGTCGCCGACGAGGTCGCCGCCTTCGGAGCCGCGCAGCGCGCCGCCCACATCACCCCGACCGTGGTCGCCCTGCGCACCATGGCCGCCGATGTGGTGGCCGGCGAGATCGCGCGGCTCGACGGGCGCCTCCCCGACCTGGACGAGAAGCAGCGCGCCGAGATCACGCAGACCGTGCGCCGCGTCGTCGACAAGCTCCTGCACGCGCCCACCGTGCGGGTCAAGCAGCTCGCCAGCGAGCCCGGCGGCGCCGGGTACGCCGATGCGCTGCGGGAACTCTTCGACCTCGACCCGCAGACGGTGGCCGCCGTCTCACGGGCAGACCTGAACGACCCGAATAGAGGGCGGTCATGA
- a CDS encoding redox-sensing transcriptional repressor Rex — protein sequence MATGRTHRPATRSRGIPEATVARLPLYLRALTALSERSVPTVSSEELAAAAGVNSAKLRKDFSYLGSYGTRGVGYDVEYLVYQISRELGLTQDWPVAIVGIGNLGAALANYGGFASRGFRVAALIDADPAMAGTPVAGIAVQHTDDLDRIISDNGVSIGVITTPPGAAQQVCDRLVAAGVTSILNFAPTVLSVPDGVDVRKVDLSIELQILAFHEQRKAGEEAAADGRAVLDADEDEAPPMRATPTGRKGPDGDMPAVMPA from the coding sequence GTGGCAACTGGCCGAACTCACCGACCGGCGACCCGTAGCCGAGGAATTCCCGAGGCCACCGTCGCCCGGCTTCCGCTGTATCTCCGCGCACTGACGGCGCTCTCCGAGCGCTCGGTTCCCACGGTGTCGTCCGAGGAACTCGCCGCGGCGGCGGGAGTCAATTCCGCGAAGCTGCGCAAGGACTTCAGCTACCTGGGCTCCTACGGCACGCGTGGTGTCGGGTACGACGTCGAGTATCTCGTCTACCAGATCTCCCGTGAGCTCGGGCTCACCCAGGACTGGCCGGTCGCGATCGTCGGCATCGGTAATCTCGGCGCCGCCCTCGCCAACTACGGAGGCTTCGCCTCCCGTGGCTTCCGGGTCGCCGCCCTGATCGACGCCGACCCCGCCATGGCGGGCACGCCCGTGGCCGGGATCGCCGTGCAGCACACCGACGACCTCGACCGGATCATCAGCGACAACGGCGTGTCGATCGGTGTCATCACCACCCCGCCCGGCGCGGCCCAGCAGGTCTGCGACCGGCTCGTCGCCGCCGGGGTGACCTCCATCCTGAACTTCGCGCCGACGGTGCTCTCCGTGCCCGACGGTGTCGACGTGCGCAAGGTCGACCTCTCGATCGAGCTGCAGATCCTCGCCTTCCACGAGCAGCGCAAGGCCGGCGAGGAAGCAGCCGCCGACGGCAGGGCCGTCCTGGACGCCGACGAGGACGAGGCGCCTCCGATGCGCGCCACCCCCACCGGCCGGAAGGGACCTGACGGGGACATGCCCGCCGTGATGCCGGCATGA
- a CDS encoding glutaredoxin family protein, translating to MSALLRRTKRKPADRVVTLVGKPGCHLCDDARRVVSAVCEETGASWVEKDITQDEALYKEYWEQIPVVLIDDEQHTFWRVDPVRLRTALRT from the coding sequence ATGAGTGCACTGCTGCGTCGTACGAAGAGGAAGCCCGCGGACCGGGTGGTGACCCTGGTGGGGAAGCCGGGGTGTCATCTCTGCGACGACGCGCGACGGGTGGTGAGCGCGGTCTGCGAGGAGACCGGCGCGTCCTGGGTGGAGAAGGACATCACGCAGGACGAGGCCCTTTACAAGGAGTACTGGGAGCAGATCCCGGTGGTCCTCATCGACGACGAGCAGCACACCTTCTGGCGCGTGGATCCGGTCAGGCTGCGCACGGCCCTGCGTACGTGA
- a CDS encoding HAD family hydrolase: MAALGWLTPRRRPATARSVLAGEAAAEAARKSALPSGTEELSAVSAEAGEPPFPVAGDTRAAAFFDLDNTVMQGAAIFHFGRGLYKRKFFERRELTRFAWQQAWFRLAGVEDPEHMQDARDSALSIVKGHRVSELMSIGEEIYDEYMADRIWPGTRALAQAHLDAGQKVWLVTAAPVETATIIARRLGLTGALGTVAESVDGVYTGRLVGEPLHGPAKAEAVRALASAEGLDLERCAAYSDSHNDIPMLSLVGHPYAINPDAKLRKHARALDWRLRDYRTGRKAAKVGIPAAAGVGALAGGTAAAVALHRRRR; encoded by the coding sequence ATGGCCGCTCTTGGATGGCTCACCCCCCGCAGGCGCCCCGCCACGGCACGCAGCGTGCTCGCAGGCGAGGCCGCAGCCGAGGCCGCGCGGAAGTCGGCCCTCCCCTCCGGCACCGAAGAGCTGTCGGCCGTCTCCGCCGAGGCCGGGGAGCCCCCCTTCCCGGTGGCCGGGGACACCCGGGCCGCCGCCTTCTTCGATCTCGACAACACCGTGATGCAGGGCGCCGCGATCTTCCACTTCGGCCGCGGCCTGTACAAGCGGAAGTTCTTCGAGCGCCGCGAACTGACCAGGTTCGCCTGGCAGCAGGCGTGGTTCAGGCTGGCCGGGGTCGAGGACCCCGAGCACATGCAGGACGCCCGCGACAGCGCCCTGTCCATCGTCAAGGGCCACCGCGTCTCCGAGCTGATGTCCATCGGCGAGGAGATCTACGACGAGTACATGGCCGACCGCATCTGGCCCGGCACCCGCGCCCTGGCGCAGGCCCACCTCGACGCGGGCCAGAAGGTCTGGCTGGTCACCGCCGCCCCGGTGGAGACCGCCACGATCATCGCCCGCCGGCTCGGCCTCACCGGCGCCCTGGGCACGGTCGCCGAATCGGTCGACGGCGTCTACACCGGCCGGCTCGTCGGCGAACCCCTCCACGGCCCGGCGAAGGCCGAGGCGGTCCGCGCGCTGGCGTCGGCCGAGGGGCTGGACCTCGAGCGCTGCGCCGCCTACAGCGACTCGCACAACGACATCCCGATGCTGTCCCTGGTCGGTCATCCGTACGCGATCAACCCGGACGCCAAGCTGCGCAAGCACGCCCGCGCCCTGGACTGGCGACTGCGCGACTACCGCACCGGCCGCAAGGCGGCCAAGGTCGGCATCCCGGCAGCGGCCGGCGTCGGCGCGCTGGCCGGCGGCACCGCGGCCGCCGTGGCGCTCCACCGCCGCCGCCGCTGA
- a CDS encoding ECF subfamily RNA polymerase sigma factor, BldN family has product MYPHVGVDTSGLATLRATVLDHLRGFVPTAYAVPQFATPVPAGPCYALAERSAAVGRRSNRVAATAASSAPARRPAADSDSARMMDLVERAQAGEAEAFGRLYDQYSDTVYRYIYYRVGGKATAEDLTSETFLRALRRISTFTWQGRDFGAWLVTIARNLVADHFKSSRFRLEVTTGEMLDANEVARSPEDSVLESLSNAALLQAVRRLNPQQQECVTLRFLQGLSVAETARVMGKNEGAIKTLQYRAVRTLARLLPDDAR; this is encoded by the coding sequence GTGTACCCACACGTCGGGGTTGACACCTCGGGCCTGGCTACGCTGCGCGCAACGGTCCTCGACCACTTGCGCGGCTTCGTCCCCACCGCGTACGCCGTCCCCCAATTTGCCACCCCTGTACCTGCCGGCCCTTGCTATGCGCTGGCCGAACGCAGCGCGGCCGTCGGAAGACGGAGCAACCGCGTCGCCGCGACCGCCGCGTCGTCGGCCCCGGCCCGTCGGCCGGCGGCCGACAGCGACAGCGCGCGCATGATGGATCTCGTCGAGCGCGCGCAGGCCGGTGAGGCCGAGGCCTTCGGCCGCCTGTACGACCAGTACAGCGACACCGTGTACCGGTACATCTACTACCGCGTGGGAGGGAAGGCGACAGCGGAGGACCTGACGAGCGAGACGTTCCTGCGCGCACTGCGCCGCATCTCCACCTTCACCTGGCAGGGCCGCGATTTCGGTGCCTGGCTGGTCACGATCGCTCGTAACCTGGTCGCCGACCACTTCAAATCCAGTCGATTCCGGCTGGAAGTGACCACCGGCGAAATGCTCGACGCCAACGAGGTCGCGCGGAGCCCGGAGGACTCCGTCCTGGAGTCCCTCTCCAACGCCGCGCTGCTGCAAGCCGTACGCCGGCTCAACCCGCAGCAGCAGGAGTGCGTGACCCTGAGATTCCTGCAGGGCCTCTCGGTCGCCGAGACCGCCCGGGTCATGGGAAAGAACGAGGGCGCGATCAAAACCTTGCAGTACCGGGCCGTGCGGACGCTCGCACGACTCCTGCCGGACGACGCCCGCTGA
- a CDS encoding DUF5667 domain-containing protein — MIANVSAHRRANAFAQALEDQSPQGAAAVQPEDPAQPADHGTLLALANGLGELPAPQFDPEVKVVQRAQLVAAMETMFAEGGASTGPTVPEQRSKGAHRASPIRRLRPRSRWAKGLTAGGLTVGVAAGAFGGVAAASSDALPGDSLYPLKRGMEDINLGMADGDADRGEAYLDQASTRLSEARRLMERGRGGGMDHEAIGEVRRALDGMTHDATEGHRLLHSAYQRDGSIGPIQTLDSFTRSHRASWSSLRDRLPVQLTDIGDKVSSVFEAMDQEVAPLKSLLPRTPGTGRDTPPAGSPQEDQGSSAPDRKAPSSSAAPDDSASTSAPPKPSGSDSGPAGDLLDGGTDGLLDDLPTDGTTPSSPGGTSGDSPAPDVTLPPLLPGLLPGLGIDGEDIEP, encoded by the coding sequence GTGATCGCAAACGTTTCGGCACACCGGCGGGCGAACGCCTTCGCCCAGGCCCTGGAGGACCAGTCCCCCCAGGGTGCGGCGGCCGTACAGCCCGAGGACCCGGCCCAACCGGCCGACCACGGAACGCTGTTGGCCCTGGCGAACGGCCTCGGTGAGCTACCGGCGCCGCAATTCGATCCCGAGGTCAAAGTGGTGCAGCGAGCACAGCTCGTCGCCGCCATGGAGACCATGTTCGCCGAAGGCGGTGCGTCCACGGGCCCTACGGTGCCCGAACAGCGGAGCAAGGGAGCCCACCGGGCCTCCCCGATCCGGAGGCTGCGTCCCCGCTCCCGCTGGGCGAAGGGCCTCACCGCGGGCGGGCTCACGGTCGGTGTGGCCGCGGGAGCGTTCGGCGGAGTGGCCGCTGCCAGTTCCGACGCCCTGCCGGGTGACTCCCTCTACCCGCTCAAGCGCGGGATGGAGGACATCAACCTCGGCATGGCCGACGGCGACGCCGACCGCGGCGAGGCCTACCTCGACCAGGCGTCGACCCGCCTCAGCGAAGCGCGCCGGCTCATGGAGCGGGGCCGTGGGGGAGGGATGGACCACGAAGCGATCGGCGAGGTCAGACGCGCGCTCGACGGTATGACGCACGACGCCACCGAGGGCCACCGCCTGCTCCACAGCGCCTACCAGCGCGACGGATCCATCGGCCCCATCCAGACGCTGGACTCCTTCACCCGCTCGCACCGCGCGAGCTGGAGCAGCCTCCGCGACCGACTGCCCGTCCAGCTGACCGACATCGGCGACAAGGTCAGCTCCGTCTTCGAGGCCATGGACCAGGAAGTCGCGCCGCTGAAGTCCCTGCTGCCCCGCACACCGGGCACCGGCCGGGACACACCACCGGCCGGCTCCCCGCAGGAGGACCAGGGCTCCTCGGCCCCGGACCGCAAGGCGCCTTCCTCGTCCGCCGCCCCGGACGACAGCGCGTCCACCAGCGCCCCGCCGAAGCCCTCCGGCTCCGACAGCGGTCCTGCCGGCGACCTGCTCGACGGCGGCACGGACGGCCTGCTCGACGACCTCCCGACGGACGGCACCACCCCGTCGTCCCCGGGCGGCACCTCCGGCGACTCCCCCGCGCCGGACGTCACCCTGCCTCCGCTGCTCCCGGGCCTGCTGCCCGGCCTGGGCATCGACGGCGAGGACATCGAGCCGTAG
- a CDS encoding lysophospholipid acyltransferase family protein: MADAKVIPFDDDRSRSGAGRRRGLVPGGGRVQTPASAVPAPVSALPGGQVPEGAAEAAGAPSGDDREVPANGWDRRIAGGLAFLRRRLTGDYEVDEFGYDEELTDQVLMSVLRPLADTYFRVEVKGIENIPSDGGALIVANHSGTLPLDGLMLQVAVHDNHPAGRHLRLLAADLVFMLPVVNELARKAGHTLACAEDAERLLQSGEVVGVMPEGFKGIGKPFGERYKLQRFGRGGFVSTALRAGVPIVPCSIVGAEEIYPMIGNSKTLARILGVPYFPITPTFPWLGPLGALPLPTKWTIQFGEPIPTDGYPPEAAEDPMLMFNLTDQVREQIQHTLYKLLVQRRSVFF, from the coding sequence ATGGCGGACGCCAAGGTCATTCCCTTCGACGACGACCGCTCGCGCTCCGGCGCGGGACGGCGCAGAGGTCTGGTGCCGGGCGGTGGCCGGGTGCAGACGCCCGCGTCGGCCGTCCCCGCGCCCGTGAGCGCCCTTCCGGGCGGTCAGGTGCCGGAAGGGGCCGCTGAGGCCGCCGGGGCCCCCTCAGGGGACGACAGGGAGGTTCCCGCGAACGGCTGGGACCGGCGGATCGCGGGCGGGCTCGCTTTTCTGCGGCGGAGACTGACGGGCGATTACGAGGTCGACGAGTTCGGTTACGACGAGGAGCTGACCGACCAGGTCCTCATGTCGGTGCTGAGGCCGCTCGCGGACACGTACTTCCGGGTCGAGGTCAAGGGCATCGAGAACATCCCGTCCGACGGCGGGGCTCTCATCGTGGCCAACCACTCCGGGACGCTGCCGCTGGACGGGCTGATGCTCCAGGTCGCGGTGCACGACAACCACCCGGCCGGGCGGCATCTGCGGCTGCTCGCCGCCGACCTGGTGTTCATGCTCCCGGTCGTCAACGAGCTGGCGAGGAAGGCCGGGCACACCCTGGCGTGCGCGGAGGACGCCGAGCGGCTGCTGCAGTCCGGTGAGGTCGTCGGGGTGATGCCGGAGGGCTTCAAGGGGATCGGGAAGCCGTTCGGCGAGCGGTACAAGCTGCAGCGCTTCGGGCGGGGCGGTTTCGTGTCGACGGCGCTGCGGGCCGGGGTGCCGATCGTGCCGTGCTCGATCGTGGGCGCGGAGGAGATCTATCCGATGATCGGCAACTCGAAGACGCTGGCGCGGATCCTGGGAGTCCCGTACTTCCCGATCACGCCGACGTTCCCGTGGCTGGGACCGCTGGGGGCCCTGCCGCTGCCGACGAAGTGGACCATCCAGTTCGGGGAGCCGATCCCCACGGACGGGTATCCGCCGGAGGCGGCGGAGGACCCGATGCTGATGTTCAACCTGACGGACCAGGTGCGCGAACAGATCCAGCACACGCTGTACAAGCTGCTGGTGCAGCGCCGGTCGGTCTTCTTCTGA
- a CDS encoding NAD-dependent epimerase/dehydratase family protein — MGKIVLVTGAARQLGGRFVRRVQRDPGVDRVIALDAVAPAHQLGDAEFVLADIRQSAIARILAEYSVDTVVHLDVSAKALGTGGRTTVKETNVIGTMQLLGACQKSPSVQRLVVKSSTNVYGSAPRDPAVFTETTPPKSLPSGGFAKDAVEVEGYVRGFARRRPDVAVCVLRFANILGPEPDSPLADYLALPVLPTVLGYDPRLQFVHEDDVVDVLEIAAREPRRGTLNSGTFNIAGDGVLLLSQCSRRLGRPTVPVLLPAVTWVGSALRTIGMTDFSPEQIRLLTHGRVVSTVQMRETLGFRPKFTTAETFAEFARSRGPGLLPPERVGRAVGRLAELPLGGGPAGRTHSTHGAR, encoded by the coding sequence TTGGGGAAGATCGTGCTCGTCACAGGCGCGGCCCGGCAGCTGGGAGGCCGTTTCGTGCGGCGTGTCCAGCGCGATCCCGGTGTGGACCGGGTGATCGCCCTGGACGCCGTCGCGCCCGCGCACCAGCTGGGCGACGCCGAGTTCGTCCTGGCGGACATCCGGCAGTCGGCGATCGCCAGGATCCTCGCCGAGTACTCCGTCGACACGGTCGTCCACCTGGACGTGTCCGCGAAGGCGCTCGGCACGGGCGGCCGGACGACGGTCAAGGAGACCAACGTCATCGGCACGATGCAACTGCTCGGCGCCTGCCAGAAGTCCCCGTCCGTCCAGCGGCTGGTGGTCAAGTCCAGCACGAACGTCTACGGCTCCGCCCCGCGTGACCCCGCGGTCTTCACCGAGACGACGCCGCCCAAGTCCCTGCCCAGCGGTGGCTTCGCCAAGGACGCGGTGGAGGTCGAGGGGTACGTCCGCGGGTTCGCGCGCCGCAGGCCGGACGTGGCCGTGTGCGTGCTGAGGTTCGCGAACATCCTGGGCCCCGAGCCCGACTCGCCGCTCGCCGACTACCTGGCCCTGCCGGTCCTGCCGACGGTCCTCGGGTACGACCCCCGTCTGCAGTTCGTGCACGAGGACGACGTCGTCGACGTACTGGAGATCGCCGCGCGTGAACCCCGGCGCGGCACGCTGAACAGCGGCACGTTCAACATCGCCGGTGACGGTGTGCTGCTGCTCTCGCAGTGCTCGCGGAGGCTCGGGCGGCCGACCGTCCCGGTGCTGCTGCCGGCGGTCACCTGGGTGGGGTCGGCGCTCCGTACGATCGGTATGACGGACTTCTCGCCGGAGCAGATCCGGCTGCTCACCCACGGCAGGGTGGTCTCGACGGTGCAGATGCGCGAGACGCTGGGGTTCCGTCCGAAGTTCACCACGGCCGAGACCTTCGCGGAGTTCGCGCGGAGCAGGGGGCCGGGGCTGCTGCCTCCCGAGCGGGTGGGCAGGGCGGTCGGGAGGCTGGCCGAGCTGCCGCTCGGCGGGGGACCGGCCGGCAGGACACATTCGACTCACGGCGCCAGGTAG
- a CDS encoding 30S ribosomal protein bS22, producing the protein MGSVIKKRRKRMAKKKHRKLLKRTRVQRRNKK; encoded by the coding sequence GTGGGCTCTGTTATCAAGAAGCGGCGTAAGCGGATGGCCAAGAAGAAGCACCGCAAGCTGCTCAAGCGCACGCGCGTTCAGCGTCGCAACAAGAAGTAA
- a CDS encoding helix-turn-helix domain-containing protein, whose amino-acid sequence MAAGSERPLNEVKFLTVAEVASVMRVSKMTVYRLVHSGHLPAIRVGRSFRVPEQAVHEYLRESFVGVESA is encoded by the coding sequence ATGGCTGCTGGCAGCGAGAGGCCTCTCAACGAGGTCAAGTTTCTGACCGTGGCGGAAGTCGCCTCTGTCATGAGGGTGTCGAAGATGACCGTGTACCGCTTGGTGCACAGTGGTCATCTGCCGGCGATCCGGGTGGGAAGGTCCTTCCGGGTCCCGGAGCAAGCGGTTCACGAGTATCTCCGTGAGTCCTTCGTGGGGGTGGAGTCGGCCTGA